One genomic region from Fundulus heteroclitus isolate FHET01 unplaced genomic scaffold, MU-UCD_Fhet_4.1 scaffold_493, whole genome shotgun sequence encodes:
- the LOC105938993 gene encoding hexokinase-1, protein MRFSDETLLDITKRFRRELASGLGSDTNATASLKMLPTFVRSIPDGTEKGDFIALDLGGSNFRILRVKVSHEKKQTVQMESEVYDTPEDIIHGSGTRLFDHVAECLGDFMEKHDIKDKRLPVGFTFSFPCQQSKLDEGYLITWTKRFKASGVEGMDVVQLLNKAIEKRGDYEADIMAVVNDTVGTMMTCGFDDQRCEVGIIIGTGTNACYMEELRHIDLVEGDEGRMCVNTEWGAFGDDGRLEDLRTEFDREIDRGSLNPGNQLFEKMVSGMYMGELVRLILVKMAREGLLFEGRITPELLTKGTFETKHVSAIEKSKEGLSKAKDILSRLGVEPSAEDCVAVQHVCAIVSHRSANLVAAALAGILMRLKENKGVTRLRTTVGIDGSLYKMHPQYARRLHKTVRRLVPDCDVRFLLSESGSGKGAAMVTAVAYRLADQTRQIAKTLAEFRLTTEQLLEVKKRMRIEIQNGLSKSTQEAATVKMLPTFVRRTPDGSENGDFLALDLGGTNFRVLMVKIRSGKKRSVEMHNKIYAIPLEVMQGTGEELFDHIVHCISDFLDYMGMKNARLPLGFTFSFPCRQTSLDAGILVTWTKGFKATDCEGEDVVGLLREAIKRREEFDLDVVAIVNDTVGTMMTCAYEEPTCEVGLIAGTGSNACYMEEMRNIEMVEGDEGRMCVNMEWGAFGDNGCLDDFRTEYDNTVDELSLNPGKQRYEKMCSGMYLGEIVRNILIDMTKKGFLFRGQISETLKTRGIFETKFLSQIESDRLALLQVRSILQHLGLDSTCDDSIIVKEVCGTVSRRAAQLCGAGMAAVVDKIRENRGLEHLNITVGVDGTLYKLHPHFSRIMHQTVCELAPQCTVNFLLSEDGSGKGAALITAVGCRIREELNSK, encoded by the exons ATGCGCTTTTCGGATGAGACGCTGCTGGACATCACCAAGCGCTTTAGAAGGGAGCTGGCCAGTGGGCTGGGCAGCGACACCAACGCCACCGCCTCCCTGAAGATGCTGCCGACGTTTGTGCGCTCGATCCCGGACGGAACAG AGAAGGGAGATTTCATCGCTTTGGATCTGGGAGGCAGTAACTTCAGGATCCTCCGCGTCAAGGTGAGCCACGAGAAGAAGCAGACCGTTCAGATGGAGAGCGAAGTCTACGACACGCCAGAGGACATCATTCACGGCAGCGGGACCAGA CTGTTCGACCATGTGGCCGAGTGTCTCGGCGACTTCATGGAGAAGCACGACATCAAAGACAAGAGGCTCCCAGTTGGTTTCACCTTCTCCTTCCCCTGCCAGCAGTCCAAACTGGACGAG GGCTATCTGATAACGTGGACAAAACGCTTCAAAGCCAGCGGGGTGGAAGGGATGGACGTCGTCCAGCTGCTCAACAAAGCCATTGAGAAACGAGGC GACTACGAGGCCGACATCATGGCAGTAGTGAACGATACCGTGGGGACAATGATGACCTGTGGCTTCGATGACCAGCGCTGCGAAGTTGGCATCATCATAG GGACGGGTACCAACGCCTGCTACATGGAGGAGCTGCGTCACATCGACCTGGTGGAGGGAGACGAGGGCCGGATGTGCGTGAACACCGAGTGGGGGGCGTTCGGAGACGACGGCAGGCTAGAGGACCTCAGGACCGAGTTTGACCGAGAGATAGACAGAGGTTCCCTCAACCCGGGCAACCAGCT TTTTGAGAAGATGGTCAGCGGGATGTACATGGGGGAGCTGGTTCGTCTCATCCTGGTTAAGATGGCCCGAGAGGGACTGCTGTTTGAGGGGAGAATCACCCCCGAGCTTCTTACTAAGGGGACATTTGAGACCAAACACGTCTCAGCAATAGAGAA gAGCAAGGAAGGCTTAAGCAAGGCAAAAGATATTTTAAGTCGACTTGGTGTGGAACCCTCGGCGGAGGACTGCGTCGCTGTGCAACAT GTTTGTGCCATCGTCTCTCATCGCTCCGCCAACCTGGTAGCTGCTGCCCTGGCAGGCATCCTGATGAGGCTGAAAGAGAACAAAGGAGTGACCCGACTCAGAACCACCGTGGGCATCGATGGCTCTCTGTACAAGATGCACCCACA atACGCCCGGCGCCTCCATAAGACCGTCCGGCGTTTGGTCCCCGACTGCGACGTCCGGTTCCTGCTGTCGGAGAGCGGCAGCGGGAAAGGTGCCGCCATGGTGACAGCCGTGGCCTACAGACTCGCCGATCAAACCCGACAAATCGCCAAGACCCTGGCCGAGTTCCGCCTGACGACCGAGCAGCTGCTGGAG GTGAAAAAGAGAATGAGGATAGAGATCCAAAACGGCCTTTCAAAGAGCACCCAGGAGGCTGCCACCGTCAAAATGCTGCCGACGTTTGTCCGCCGCACACCTGACGGCTCAG AAAATGGGGATTTCCTGGCTTTGGACTTGGGAGGAACCAACTTTCGAGTTCTGATGGTCAAGATTCGTTCTGGGAAGAAGAGATCGGTGGAGATGCACAACAAGATCTACGCTATTCCTCTGGAGGTGATGCAGGGCACAGGAGAGGAG CTTTTTGATCACATAGTGCACTGCATCAGTGACTTCCTGGACTACATGGGGATGAAGAACGCACGTCTTCCTCTGGGCTTCACCTTCTCGTTCCCGTGCCGTCAGACGAGTCTGGATGCC GGCATCTTGGTGACTTGGACCAAGGGCTTCAAGGCGACAGACTGCGAGGGAGAAGATGTGGTGGGGCTGCTGAGGGAGGCCATCAAGAGAAGAGAG GAGTTTGACCTGGATGTGGTGGCCATCGTCAACGACACGGTGGGAACCATGATGACCTGCGCCTACGAAGAGCCGACCTGTGAGGTTGGCCTCATTGCCG GAACCGGCAGCAACGCCTGCTACATGGAGGAGATGCGCAACATCGAGATGGTCGAGGGCGACGAAGGACGCATGTGCGTCAACATGGAGTGGGGGGCTTTCGGAGACAACGGGTGCCTTGACGACTTCAGGACGGAGTATGACAACACCGTGGATGAACTCAGTCTTAACCCAGGGAAACAAAG GTATGAGAAGATGTGCAGCGGCATGTACCTGGGTGAGATCGTGAGGAACATCCTTATAGACATGACCAAAAAAGGATTCCTGTTCAGAGGACAGATCTCTGAAACCCTGAAGACCAGAGGCATCTTTGAAACCAAGTTCCTCTCGCAGATAGAAAG TGACAGACTGGCTTTGCTGCAGGTCAGATCCATCCTGCAACACTTAGGACTGGACAGCACTTGTGATGACAGTATCATTGTCAAAGAG GTCTGTGGAACAGTGTCGCGGCGTGCCGCTCAGCTGTGTGGGGCAGGGATGGCGGCTGTCGTCGATAAGATAAGAGAGAACCGCGGACTGGAGCATCTGAACATCACTGTGGGAGTGGACGGCACGCTGTACAAATTACATCCACA TTTCTCCCGGATCATGCACCAGACTGTCTGCGAACTGGCCCCTCAGTGCACCGTCAACTTCCTGTTGTCCGAGGACGGCAGCGGCAAGGGAGCCGCTCTCATCACGGCTGTGGGCTGCCGGATCAGGGAAGAGCTCAACAGTAAataa